From Spiroplasma monobiae MQ-1, a single genomic window includes:
- the coaD gene encoding pantetheine-phosphate adenylyltransferase — protein sequence MKIAIYPGSFNPFHEGHLNILTKASNLFDEIIIVVTKNITKDLNPNLLGRIKKIEQLTNNLSNVKIEINENKLTAEFAKERGIKYIIRGIRDSKTLDYEVELHDANKSIFKDLETVLFLSDNENRKISSTLLKEIEKYNENK from the coding sequence ATGAAAATAGCTATTTATCCTGGAAGTTTTAATCCATTCCATGAAGGACATTTAAACATTTTAACTAAAGCTAGTAATTTATTTGATGAAATTATTATTGTTGTAACAAAAAATATAACAAAAGATTTAAATCCTAATCTTTTAGGAAGAATAAAAAAAATAGAGCAATTAACAAATAATTTAAGTAATGTAAAAATTGAAATTAATGAAAATAAACTTACTGCAGAGTTTGCAAAAGAAAGAGGCATCAAATATATAATAAGGGGTATTAGAGATTCTAAAACTTTGGATTATGAAGTTGAATTACATGATGCAAATAAAAGCATTTTCAAAGATCTTGAAACAGTACTTTTTTTATCTGATAATGAAAATAGGAAAATTTCTTCTACTTTATTAAAAGAAATAGAAAAATACAATGAAAATAAATAG
- a CDS encoding type III pantothenate kinase has product MNILLVDIGNTTADFRIWNKETNEIKKIIRPETKDASWRSSSALFKHFQENKIRVDKIIYVSVVPEWNDIIRAFANKLKIDNFNLRSDFDIDKSFFEVDDLSKLGADFISNFYGAIDSYGIENGAIVSMGTASTIAVIENKKFKGTIISPGLKNSLDCLISSAVLLQNNTYEKSNVPYGKNTVDAINIGSFNAHYTMLSSMVKKLGFDFAIFTGGNSIDFKEEIISDGFIFDEELIFKGLIKFNK; this is encoded by the coding sequence ATGAATATACTATTGGTTGATATTGGAAATACAACAGCGGATTTTAGAATTTGAAACAAAGAAACAAATGAAATCAAAAAAATAATAAGACCAGAAACAAAGGATGCTAGCTGAAGAAGTAGTAGTGCTTTGTTTAAACACTTTCAAGAAAACAAAATTAGAGTTGATAAAATAATTTATGTTTCTGTTGTTCCTGAATGAAACGATATTATAAGAGCTTTTGCAAATAAACTGAAAATTGATAATTTTAACTTAAGAAGTGATTTTGATATTGATAAATCTTTTTTTGAAGTAGATGATTTAAGTAAACTTGGAGCTGATTTTATATCTAATTTTTATGGAGCGATTGATTCTTATGGAATTGAAAATGGAGCGATCGTATCAATGGGAACAGCGTCCACTATTGCAGTTATTGAAAATAAAAAATTTAAGGGTACTATAATATCTCCTGGTTTAAAAAATTCTTTGGACTGTTTAATTTCTAGTGCCGTTCTTTTGCAAAACAACACTTATGAAAAGTCAAACGTGCCATATGGTAAAAATACAGTTGACGCAATTAATATAGGATCTTTTAATGCACATTATACAATGCTTAGTTCAATGGTTAAAAAATTAGGATTTGATTTTGCAATATTTACAGGTGGTAATTCAATTGATTTCAAAGAGGAAATTATATCTGATGGTTTTATTTTTGATGAAGAATTAATTTTCAAAGGTTTAATTAAATTTAATAAATAA
- a CDS encoding alpha/beta fold hydrolase — translation MKEIKLKANDGKELHTYIWDEVINLKGILQLVHGSCEHSKRYDEFARFLNTNGWIVIANDHRGHGKTANLEKDELGYFADENGWSILVQDLKVINDYVKETYKNKKIVMMGHSMGSFLARHYAIDYSNTINGLVLSGTAWESNLSLRFGRRIAIARQRRYGAKNVDDFIWNLSYKKFNKKFDKPDSTGSEWLSVDKKNVTKFVKDPLCGQVFTTSAFKDLFEGLLYIQKSKNIKKIGNDLPIILVSGSNDPVGGYGKTVKKTFKKFKKAKLKVRIKLYESLRHEILFDIKKETIFSDTLKFLNQI, via the coding sequence ATGAAAGAAATTAAATTAAAAGCAAATGATGGAAAAGAACTACACACTTATATTTGAGATGAGGTTATAAATTTAAAGGGTATTTTACAATTGGTTCATGGAAGTTGTGAACACTCAAAAAGATATGATGAATTTGCTAGATTTTTAAACACAAATGGATGAATTGTTATTGCAAATGACCATAGAGGTCACGGTAAAACTGCTAATTTAGAAAAGGACGAGTTAGGTTATTTTGCAGATGAAAATGGATGATCTATATTAGTTCAAGATTTAAAAGTTATCAATGATTATGTGAAAGAAACATACAAGAATAAGAAAATTGTTATGATGGGTCACTCTATGGGAAGTTTTCTTGCAAGACACTATGCAATTGATTACTCAAACACCATTAATGGATTGGTTTTAAGTGGAACTGCATGAGAAAGCAATTTGTCTCTTAGGTTTGGAAGAAGGATTGCAATAGCAAGACAAAGAAGGTATGGGGCTAAAAATGTAGATGACTTTATTTGGAATTTGAGTTACAAAAAATTCAACAAGAAATTTGATAAACCAGATTCAACTGGTTCTGAATGGCTTTCTGTTGATAAAAAGAATGTTACAAAATTTGTTAAAGACCCTTTGTGTGGACAAGTTTTTACAACATCAGCTTTTAAAGATTTATTTGAAGGTCTTCTATATATTCAAAAATCTAAAAACATAAAAAAAATTGGAAATGATTTACCTATAATATTAGTTTCTGGATCAAATGATCCAGTTGGTGGTTATGGCAAAACTGTCAAAAAAACATTTAAAAAATTTAAAAAAGCAAAATTAAAAGTTAGAATTAAACTTTATGAAAGTTTAAGGCATGAAATACTTTTTGATATTAAAAAAGAAACAATCTTTTCAGATACACTTAAATTTCTAAATCAAATATAA
- a CDS encoding L-lactate dehydrogenase, translating into MINDKKIVLVGCGAVGTSFVYSAVNQGIAKDYVLIDVFKDAAEGNQMDIADAQAILPNPFSTIKAGDYSDCKDADMIVITAGRPQKPGETRLEMVADNAKIMKDIATQIKNSGFNGITVIASNPVDVLTYVYKTVTGYESSKVISSGTTLDSSRLRRLLADKVGAMPHEVEAYLLGEHGDSSVAAWSLGTVNGKSVKSFLDEGVISSKDLEEIKDEATHMAYKIIEKKRATFYGIGACLARIVKAILTDEKVMLMVGAHLNGEYGNSDIYTSVPCIIGKNGIEEIVKWDISSEEQELFNKSCDQLKEVFNTAKEAIK; encoded by the coding sequence TTAGTTGGTTGTGGAGCTGTAGGAACAAGTTTTGTTTACTCAGCTGTTAACCAAGGAATTGCAAAAGATTACGTTTTAATAGACGTATTTAAAGATGCTGCTGAAGGAAATCAAATGGATATTGCTGATGCACAAGCAATTTTACCAAACCCATTTAGCACAATCAAAGCTGGGGATTACTCAGATTGTAAAGATGCTGATATGATCGTAATCACTGCAGGTAGACCACAAAAGCCTGGTGAAACAAGATTGGAAATGGTTGCAGATAATGCAAAAATCATGAAAGATATTGCAACACAAATTAAAAATTCTGGATTTAACGGAATAACTGTTATTGCATCAAACCCAGTTGACGTATTAACTTACGTATACAAAACTGTAACAGGTTATGAAAGTTCAAAAGTTATTTCTTCAGGAACAACTTTAGACTCATCAAGATTAAGAAGATTATTAGCTGATAAAGTAGGGGCAATGCCTCATGAAGTTGAAGCTTACTTATTGGGAGAACACGGAGATTCATCAGTTGCTGCATGAAGTCTTGGAACTGTTAATGGTAAATCAGTAAAATCATTCTTGGATGAAGGTGTAATTTCATCAAAAGATTTAGAAGAAATTAAAGATGAAGCTACTCACATGGCTTACAAAATTATTGAGAAAAAAAGAGCAACATTCTACGGAATTGGTGCTTGTTTAGCAAGAATTGTTAAAGCAATCTTAACAGATGAAAAAGTAATGTTAATGGTTGGTGCTCACTTAAATGGTGAATATGGAAACTCAGATATCTATACAAGTGTTCCATGTATTATTGGAAAAAACGGTATTGAAGAAATTGTTAAATGAGATATTTCATCAGAAGAACAAGAATTATTTAACAAATCATGTGATCAATTAAAAGAAGTATTTAATACTGCTAAAGAAGCTATTAAATAA